One stretch of Streptococcus australis DNA includes these proteins:
- the trpB gene encoding tryptophan synthase subunit beta, translating into MAYQEPNKDGFYGKFGGRFVPETLMTAVLELEKAYRESQADPSFQEELNQLLRQYVGRETPLYYAKNLTQHIGGAKIYLKREDLNHTGAHKINNALGQVLLAKRMGKKKIIAETGAGQHGVATATAAALFNMECTIYMGEEDVKRQALNVFRMELLGAKVEAVTDGSRVLKDAVNAALRSWVANIDDTHYILGSALGPHPFPEIVRDFQSVIGREAKQQYRDLTGKDLPDVLVACVGGGSNAIGLFHPFVEDESVAMYGAEAAGLGVDTEHHAATLTKGRPGVLHGSLMDVLQDAHGQILEAFSISAGLDYPGIGPEHSHYHDIKRASYVPVTDEEALEGFQLLSRVEGIIPALESSHAIAFAVKLAKELGPDKSMIVCLSGRGDKDVVQVKDRLEADAAKKGEAHA; encoded by the coding sequence ATGGCATATCAAGAACCAAATAAAGATGGATTTTACGGAAAATTCGGTGGACGTTTTGTCCCAGAAACATTGATGACAGCAGTTTTGGAGTTGGAGAAGGCTTACCGTGAAAGTCAGGCAGACCCAAGTTTCCAAGAGGAATTAAACCAGCTCTTACGCCAGTATGTAGGACGTGAAACTCCCCTTTACTACGCAAAAAACTTGACCCAGCATATCGGTGGAGCTAAGATTTATCTCAAGCGTGAAGACCTCAACCATACAGGGGCCCACAAGATTAACAATGCCTTGGGACAAGTTCTTCTGGCTAAACGCATGGGCAAAAAGAAAATTATCGCTGAAACAGGTGCTGGTCAGCACGGTGTAGCAACTGCAACAGCTGCGGCCCTCTTTAACATGGAATGTACCATCTACATGGGTGAGGAAGATGTCAAACGCCAAGCCCTTAATGTCTTTCGTATGGAGCTTTTGGGAGCTAAGGTTGAGGCCGTGACAGATGGTTCGCGCGTGCTCAAGGATGCGGTCAATGCAGCCCTTCGTTCATGGGTGGCAAATATCGATGATACCCACTATATCCTTGGTTCTGCCTTGGGGCCTCATCCTTTCCCAGAAATCGTTCGTGACTTCCAAAGTGTCATCGGTCGAGAGGCTAAACAACAGTACCGTGACTTGACAGGTAAAGATTTGCCAGATGTCCTAGTAGCTTGTGTTGGTGGTGGTTCTAATGCTATCGGTCTCTTCCATCCATTTGTAGAAGATGAGTCTGTAGCTATGTATGGGGCTGAGGCAGCAGGACTTGGTGTGGATACAGAGCATCACGCAGCGACCTTGACCAAGGGACGTCCAGGTGTCCTCCATGGTTCTCTCATGGATGTGCTTCAAGATGCTCATGGTCAAATTCTTGAAGCTTTCTCTATCTCAGCAGGTTTGGACTATCCTGGTATCGGTCCAGAACATTCTCACTACCACGATATCAAACGTGCCAGCTATGTCCCCGTGACAGATGAGGAAGCCTTGGAAGGATTCCAGCTCTTGTCTCGTGTGGAAGGGATTATCCCAGCCTTGGAATCTAGCCACGCTATCGCCTTTGCAGTGAAATTGGCCAAAGAACTTGGTCCAGACAAGTCAATGATTGTCTGCCTATCCGGTCGTGGGGACAAGGATGTAGTTCAAGTCAAAGACCGCTTGGAAGCAGATGCAGCAAAGAAGGGAGAAGCCCATGCCTAA
- a CDS encoding phosphoribosylanthranilate isomerase yields MTKVKICGLSTKEAVETAVSAGADYIGFVFAPSKRQVTLEQAAELAKTTPATVKKVGVFVSPSRAQLLEAIEKVGLDLIQVHGQVGNDLFEDLPCASIQAVQVDGNGHVPNSQADYLLFDAPVAGSGQTFDWGQLDTTGLTQPFFIAGGLKEDNVAKAIRHFTPYAVDVSSGVETDGQKDQEKIRRFIERVKNGISRTK; encoded by the coding sequence TTGACAAAGGTTAAAATTTGCGGATTATCAACCAAAGAAGCGGTGGAAACAGCTGTGTCAGCAGGAGCAGACTACATCGGTTTTGTCTTCGCACCTAGTAAGAGACAGGTGACCTTAGAACAGGCTGCTGAGCTGGCAAAGACTACTCCTGCTACTGTTAAAAAGGTTGGTGTATTTGTTTCACCAAGTCGAGCTCAACTGCTAGAAGCGATTGAAAAAGTTGGCTTGGACTTGATTCAAGTTCATGGTCAGGTAGGGAATGATTTGTTTGAGGATTTACCTTGTGCCAGCATTCAGGCTGTGCAAGTGGATGGAAATGGTCATGTGCCTAATTCTCAGGCAGACTATCTACTCTTTGATGCCCCTGTTGCTGGGAGTGGTCAGACCTTTGACTGGGGTCAACTGGATACGACTGGATTAACTCAGCCCTTCTTTATCGCAGGCGGCCTTAAGGAAGACAATGTAGCAAAAGCAATTCGACACTTTACTCCCTATGCAGTAGATGTATCGAGCGGAGTGGAGACAGATGGACAAAAAGATCAGGAAAAGATTAGAAGATTTATAGAGAGGGTAAAGAATGGCATATCAAGAACCAAATAA
- the trpC gene encoding indole-3-glycerol phosphate synthase TrpC, with translation MSQEFLARILEQKAREVEQMELEQIQPLRQTYRLATFLKNHQERLQVIAEVKKASPSLGDINLDVDIVQQAQTYEANGAVMISILTDEVFFKGHLDYLREISSQVNIPTLNKDFIIDEKQIVRARNAGATVILLIVAALSEKRLKELYDYATELGLEVLVETHNLAELEVAHRLGAQIIGVNNRNLTTFEVDLQTSVDLAQYFKDDCLYISESAIFTGQDAERVAPYFNGILVGTALMQAEDIAQRIKELQIDKG, from the coding sequence ATGAGTCAGGAATTTTTAGCACGAATCTTGGAGCAGAAGGCGCGTGAGGTCGAGCAGATGGAGCTGGAGCAAATCCAACCCTTGCGCCAGACCTATCGATTAGCAACATTTTTGAAGAATCATCAGGAACGCTTGCAGGTGATTGCAGAAGTCAAGAAAGCTAGCCCTAGTCTGGGAGATATCAATCTCGATGTAGATATTGTGCAACAGGCCCAGACTTATGAAGCAAACGGCGCAGTGATGATTTCGATTTTGACAGATGAGGTTTTCTTTAAAGGGCATTTGGATTATCTGCGGGAGATTTCCAGTCAGGTAAACATTCCGACGCTCAACAAGGACTTTATCATCGATGAAAAGCAAATCGTCCGTGCTCGCAATGCTGGTGCGACAGTTATCTTGCTCATCGTGGCTGCCTTGTCAGAAAAACGTCTCAAGGAACTTTATGACTATGCGACAGAGCTTGGTCTGGAAGTCTTGGTGGAAACTCATAATCTTGCTGAACTGGAAGTTGCTCACCGCCTTGGAGCTCAAATTATCGGTGTTAACAATCGCAATTTGACAACCTTTGAAGTCGACTTGCAGACCAGTGTAGACTTGGCACAATACTTCAAGGATGATTGCTTGTACATTTCTGAATCTGCTATTTTCACAGGGCAGGATGCGGAACGAGTAGCACCATACTTTAACGGAATTTTAGTTGGGACAGCTCTCATGCAGGCAGAAGATATAGCCCAGAGAATCAAGGAGTTACAGATTGACAAAGGTTAA
- the trpD gene encoding anthranilate phosphoribosyltransferase: MKEIIEKLAKFENLSGVEMTDVIERIVTGRVTEAQIASLLLALKMKGETPEERTAIAQVMRGHAQHIPTEIHDAMDNCGTGGDKSFSFNISTTAAFVLAGGGIHMAKHGNRSISSKSGSADVLQTLGINLDLKPAELGKVFDKTGIVFLFAKNMHPAMKYIMPARLELGIPTIMNLTGPLIHPMALETQLLGISRPELLESTAQVLKNMGRKRAIVVAGPEGLDEAGLNGTTNIALLENGEITLSSFTPEDLGMERIAIEDIRGGNAQENAEILLSVLKNEPSPFLETTVLNAGLGFYANGKVASIKEGVALARQVIVSGKALEKLRLLQEYQK, encoded by the coding sequence ATGAAAGAGATTATTGAAAAATTAGCAAAATTTGAAAATTTATCAGGTGTGGAAATGACGGATGTCATCGAACGTATCGTAACTGGACGTGTAACAGAAGCGCAGATTGCTTCTCTCCTCTTGGCCCTTAAGATGAAGGGAGAAACACCTGAAGAACGTACAGCTATTGCCCAAGTCATGAGAGGACATGCCCAACACATTCCAACTGAAATTCATGATGCTATGGACAACTGTGGTACAGGTGGAGATAAGTCTTTCAGTTTTAACATTTCCACAACTGCAGCCTTTGTCTTGGCTGGTGGTGGTATTCACATGGCCAAACACGGTAACCGCTCGATATCTTCTAAATCTGGTTCGGCAGACGTCCTTCAAACCTTGGGAATCAACCTAGACCTCAAACCAGCTGAACTAGGTAAGGTCTTTGATAAAACTGGAATCGTCTTTCTCTTTGCCAAAAATATGCACCCAGCCATGAAATACATCATGCCAGCTCGTTTGGAATTAGGAATTCCAACTATCATGAACTTGACTGGTCCCCTGATTCATCCAATGGCCTTGGAAACACAGCTTCTTGGGATTAGTCGTCCAGAACTTCTAGAAAGTACAGCTCAGGTTTTGAAAAATATGGGTCGCAAACGTGCCATTGTGGTTGCTGGACCAGAAGGACTGGATGAAGCTGGTTTGAATGGAACAACCAATATTGCTCTTCTTGAAAATGGCGAAATCACCTTGTCAAGCTTCACTCCAGAGGATTTGGGAATGGAACGCATTGCAATTGAGGACATTCGAGGAGGAAACGCTCAGGAAAATGCAGAAATTTTGCTCAGCGTTCTGAAAAACGAACCAAGCCCATTCTTGGAAACTACAGTTTTAAATGCTGGTCTTGGTTTCTATGCTAATGGTAAGGTAGCTAGTATCAAGGAAGGAGTTGCCTTGGCCCGTCAAGTGATTGTCAGTGGCAAGGCCCTTGAAAAACTTAGACTGTTACAGGAGTACCAAAAATGA
- a CDS encoding aminodeoxychorismate/anthranilate synthase component II — protein sequence MILLIDNYDSFTYNLAQYIGNFAEVQVLRNDDPKLYEEAEKADGLVFSPGPGWPVDAGKMEDMIRDFAGKKPILGICLGHQAIAEVFGGKLGLAPKVMHGKQSHINFEAPSVLYQGIEDGHPVMRYHSILIEEMPEDFEVTARSTDDQAIMGIQHKNLPIYGFQYHPESIGTPDGLSSIRNFIDRVVK from the coding sequence ATGATTTTATTGATTGACAACTATGATTCTTTTACCTATAACTTGGCCCAATACATTGGGAATTTCGCAGAAGTTCAGGTCTTGAGAAATGACGATCCCAAGTTGTATGAAGAAGCTGAAAAAGCAGATGGTCTGGTCTTTTCTCCTGGTCCCGGTTGGCCAGTTGATGCTGGTAAGATGGAGGACATGATTCGTGACTTTGCTGGCAAGAAGCCAATTCTTGGGATTTGTTTGGGTCATCAAGCTATCGCAGAAGTTTTTGGCGGTAAACTAGGTTTGGCTCCCAAAGTCATGCATGGGAAACAGAGCCATATCAACTTTGAAGCGCCATCTGTTCTGTATCAAGGAATCGAGGATGGTCATCCGGTCATGCGTTACCACAGTATCTTGATTGAAGAAATGCCTGAAGACTTTGAAGTGACAGCTCGTTCGACTGATGACCAAGCCATCATGGGTATTCAACACAAAAACCTACCAATTTATGGTTTCCAGTACCATCCAGAGAGTATAGGAACGCCAGATGGCTTGTCTTCTATTCGGAATTTTATCGATAGGGTTGTAAAGTGA
- the trpE gene encoding anthranilate synthase component I: MERIIHGDVLSPILAYMRLKGQHKVILESIPRDKETARFSILAYNPVFEIQFENGVLYQNGQVIDRDPLDFLYEVTHKSQHHSDLPFGGGAIGFVGYDMISLYEEIGQIPEDAIGTPDMHFFVYESYMVFDHKKEKIHVIEDALYSERGQEDLEKALNQVLEELRIPAPNEFEDLDLSPLDFKPHIAPQKFEEMVETARDLIRNGDMFQCVLSQRFSAEITGNPFDFYRNLRVTNPSNYLYFYDFGDYQIIGASPESLVSVKNGIVTTNPIAGTRPRGATDEEDKVMATDLLSDEKETAEHRMLVDLGRNDIGRISETASVQVTKYMEVEFFRYVMHLTSVVKGRLLPELTAMDALKSTLPAGTVSGAPKIRAMRRIYELETEKRGVYAGAIGYLSATGDMDLAIAIRTMILKNQRAYVQAGAGIVYDSIAQNEYQETINKAKSMTRIGELRP, from the coding sequence ATGGAACGAATCATTCATGGAGATGTTTTATCGCCAATCTTGGCTTATATGCGCCTAAAGGGGCAACACAAGGTTATTTTAGAAAGTATTCCGAGAGACAAGGAAACAGCTCGTTTTTCTATCCTAGCCTATAATCCTGTTTTTGAGATTCAGTTTGAAAATGGAGTTCTTTATCAAAATGGGCAAGTGATTGATCGTGATCCCTTGGATTTCCTTTATGAAGTGACTCATAAGAGCCAGCACCATTCAGACCTACCTTTTGGTGGAGGAGCTATTGGTTTTGTTGGTTACGATATGATTTCGCTTTATGAAGAAATTGGTCAAATCCCTGAGGATGCAATTGGGACTCCAGACATGCATTTCTTCGTCTATGAGAGCTACATGGTCTTTGACCACAAGAAGGAAAAAATCCATGTCATCGAGGATGCTCTCTATAGTGAGCGCGGTCAAGAAGACTTGGAAAAAGCCTTGAATCAAGTGCTTGAGGAATTACGCATCCCTGCTCCAAATGAATTTGAAGATTTGGATTTATCTCCGCTGGACTTCAAACCGCACATTGCTCCTCAGAAGTTTGAGGAAATGGTGGAAACCGCTCGTGACTTGATTCGTAATGGTGATATGTTCCAATGCGTGCTCAGTCAACGTTTCTCAGCAGAGATTACTGGAAATCCATTTGACTTCTACAGAAATCTCCGCGTGACCAATCCATCTAATTACCTCTATTTCTATGATTTTGGGGATTATCAAATCATCGGTGCCAGTCCAGAAAGTTTGGTTTCTGTCAAAAATGGCATCGTGACAACCAATCCGATTGCAGGGACGCGACCAAGAGGGGCCACGGATGAAGAAGACAAGGTTATGGCGACAGACCTCCTCTCAGATGAGAAGGAAACGGCAGAACATCGGATGTTGGTAGACTTGGGACGTAACGATATTGGCCGCATCTCTGAAACGGCAAGTGTCCAAGTCACCAAGTATATGGAAGTGGAGTTCTTCCGCTATGTCATGCATTTGACCAGCGTGGTCAAAGGGCGTTTGCTTCCAGAACTTACTGCCATGGATGCCTTGAAATCAACACTTCCTGCTGGAACCGTTTCTGGAGCACCAAAGATTCGGGCTATGAGACGCATCTATGAACTGGAAACGGAAAAACGGGGCGTGTACGCAGGAGCAATCGGCTACTTGTCTGCGACGGGTGATATGGATTTGGCTATTGCCATCCGAACCATGATTCTTAAAAATCAAAGAGCCTATGTACAGGCTGGGGCAGGGATTGTCTACGACTCCATCGCCCAAAACGAATACCAAGAAACCATTAACAAAGCAAAATCTATGACTAGAATTGGAGAACTAAGACCATGA
- the trpB gene encoding tryptophan synthase subunit beta, with amino-acid sequence MTTKGYFGQFGGSFVPEPIQALLDELEVTFDKYKDDPEFLAEFRHYLKDYSGRETPLYFAESLTDHLGGAKIYLKREDLNHLGSHKLNNVLGQILLAKRMGKKRVIAETGAGQHGVATAAAAAKFGMACDVYMGAEDVERQRLNVFRMEMMGATVHAVETGTRTLKDAVDAAFGAWMNDLEAFYVLGSAVGPHPYPTIVHEFQKVISEESRRQILEKEGRLPDYVIACVGGGSNAIGAFSQYVADEEVKLVGVEAAGHGLDTDKHAATMTKGSVGIVDGMKTYAVFKEDGELAPVYSISAGLDYPGVGPEHAYFKDSGRVEYVAATDEEAVQALLLLSKTEGIIPAIESSHAIAEAVKRAPKLSKDEIIIINVSGRGDKDVAAIADYLDAKN; translated from the coding sequence ATGACAACTAAAGGTTATTTTGGACAATTTGGTGGTAGTTTTGTACCGGAGCCGATTCAGGCTTTGTTGGATGAGTTGGAAGTGACTTTTGATAAGTACAAGGATGATCCAGAGTTTTTGGCAGAATTTCGCCATTACTTGAAGGATTATTCAGGTCGCGAAACACCGCTTTATTTTGCGGAAAGTTTAACAGACCATCTAGGTGGCGCTAAGATTTATCTCAAGCGCGAAGACCTTAACCACCTTGGTTCTCATAAGCTCAACAACGTTTTAGGACAAATTCTTCTTGCCAAACGTATGGGCAAAAAACGAGTGATCGCAGAAACAGGGGCTGGTCAGCACGGTGTTGCGACTGCAGCTGCTGCAGCTAAGTTTGGTATGGCCTGTGATGTCTACATGGGAGCAGAAGATGTGGAACGTCAACGTCTCAATGTTTTCCGTATGGAGATGATGGGAGCAACTGTGCACGCAGTTGAAACGGGGACACGAACTCTCAAGGATGCAGTTGATGCAGCCTTTGGAGCATGGATGAATGACCTTGAAGCCTTCTACGTTTTGGGATCTGCTGTAGGTCCTCATCCTTATCCTACCATTGTTCATGAATTCCAAAAGGTCATCAGTGAAGAATCTCGTCGTCAAATCTTAGAAAAAGAAGGTCGTTTACCAGACTACGTTATTGCCTGTGTAGGTGGTGGTTCCAATGCCATCGGTGCTTTTTCACAGTATGTAGCTGATGAAGAAGTCAAATTGGTTGGGGTAGAAGCTGCTGGGCATGGACTTGATACAGACAAGCACGCAGCCACTATGACAAAAGGTAGTGTCGGAATTGTTGACGGAATGAAGACCTATGCAGTCTTTAAGGAAGATGGAGAGCTGGCGCCAGTTTACTCTATCTCAGCTGGTTTGGACTATCCAGGCGTTGGCCCAGAACACGCCTACTTCAAAGACTCAGGTCGCGTGGAATATGTAGCAGCGACAGATGAAGAAGCTGTTCAAGCCTTGCTCCTCCTCAGCAAGACAGAAGGGATTATCCCAGCGATTGAAAGTTCGCACGCTATCGCAGAAGCAGTTAAACGTGCACCGAAACTAAGTAAAGATGAGATTATCATCATCAATGTTTCAGGTCGTGGAGACAAGGATGTAGCTGCGATTGCAGACTACCTAGATGCTAAAAACTAA
- a CDS encoding DegT/DnrJ/EryC1/StrS family aminotransferase yields the protein MPNYNIPFSPPDITEAEIAEVADTLRSGWITTGPKTKELERRLSQYTQTPKTVCLNSATAALELILRVLEVGPGDEVIVPAMTYTASCSVITHVGATPVMVDIQADTFEMDYDLLEKAITEKTKVIIPVELAGIVCDYDRLFQVVEKKRNLFTAASKWQKALNRIVIVSDSAHALGSTYKGQPAGSIADFTSFSFHAVKNFTTAEGGSATWKANPAIDDEEMYKEFQILSLHGQTKDALAKMQLGSWEYDIVTPAYKCNMTDIMASIGLVQLDRYPNLLQRRKDIVDRYDRGFAGTRIHPLAHKTDTVESSRHLYITHVEGASLEERNLIIQELAKAGIASNVHYKPLPLLTAYKNLGFDMADYPRAYAFFENEITLPLHTKLTDEEVDYIVHTLVRISEEILGSGKKS from the coding sequence ATGCCAAATTACAATATTCCATTTTCACCACCCGATATTACAGAAGCTGAAATTGCTGAAGTAGCGGATACCCTACGTTCTGGTTGGATCACAACGGGTCCTAAGACAAAAGAACTGGAGCGTCGCTTGTCCCAATACACACAGACACCTAAGACTGTCTGCCTCAACTCTGCGACTGCCGCTCTTGAGTTGATTTTGCGTGTTCTTGAAGTGGGGCCTGGTGATGAAGTCATCGTTCCAGCTATGACTTATACGGCTTCATGTAGCGTCATCACTCACGTAGGAGCAACACCTGTCATGGTGGATATCCAAGCAGATACTTTTGAGATGGACTATGACTTGCTTGAGAAAGCCATTACTGAAAAGACTAAGGTCATCATCCCAGTAGAGCTTGCCGGGATTGTTTGTGACTATGACCGTTTGTTCCAAGTTGTTGAGAAAAAACGTAATCTCTTTACAGCTGCTAGCAAGTGGCAAAAGGCCCTTAACCGTATTGTGATTGTCTCTGATAGTGCCCATGCTTTGGGATCTACTTATAAAGGGCAACCAGCTGGTTCTATTGCTGACTTTACTTCCTTCTCATTCCATGCTGTTAAGAACTTTACAACAGCTGAGGGTGGAAGTGCTACTTGGAAAGCCAATCCAGCGATTGACGACGAAGAAATGTACAAGGAATTCCAAATCCTTTCCCTTCACGGGCAAACTAAAGATGCCCTTGCCAAGATGCAACTAGGCTCATGGGAATACGATATCGTAACGCCGGCCTACAAGTGCAACATGACGGATATCATGGCTTCGATTGGTTTGGTACAATTGGATCGTTACCCTAACTTACTTCAACGTCGTAAGGATATCGTGGACCGCTATGATCGTGGGTTTGCGGGTACTCGTATTCACCCATTGGCACACAAGACTGATACTGTCGAATCTTCACGCCACCTCTACATCACTCATGTAGAAGGAGCAAGTTTAGAAGAACGTAATCTTATCATCCAAGAATTGGCCAAAGCAGGAATTGCAAGTAATGTACACTACAAACCGCTTCCTCTTTTGACAGCCTATAAGAATCTTGGTTTTGATATGGCAGATTATCCAAGAGCCTATGCCTTCTTTGAAAATGAAATTACGCTTCCTCTTCATACAAAATTAACTGATGAAGAAGTAGACTATATCGTTCATACTTTGGTGAGAATTTCCGAAGAAATCCTTGGTTCTGGAAAAAAATCATAA
- a CDS encoding sugar transferase, with protein sequence MLKWEDLPVEMQSSEVESYYQLVSKRKGSLIFKRCLDWVLALFLLLLTSPVFLILSIWIKLDSKGPVIYKQERVTQYNRLFKIWKFRTMVTDADKKGSLVTSANDSRITKVGNFIRRVRLDELPQLVNVLKGEMSFVGTRPEVPRYTEQYSPEMMATLLLPAGITSPASINYKDEDTIISQMTEKGLSVDQAYVEHVLPEKMRYNLAYLREFSFLGDIKIMFQTVFEVLK encoded by the coding sequence ATGCTGAAATGGGAAGACTTGCCCGTGGAAATGCAATCAAGCGAGGTTGAGTCTTATTACCAGCTTGTCTCTAAAAGGAAGGGTTCGCTGATTTTCAAGCGTTGCCTGGATTGGGTTCTGGCCCTGTTTTTGCTACTTTTGACTTCTCCCGTCTTTCTTATCTTGAGCATTTGGATCAAGTTGGATAGCAAGGGACCTGTTATTTACAAGCAAGAGCGCGTGACTCAGTACAACCGTCTGTTCAAGATTTGGAAGTTCCGTACCATGGTAACGGATGCGGATAAAAAAGGAAGTCTGGTAACTTCAGCTAACGATAGTCGCATTACCAAAGTGGGAAATTTCATTCGTCGTGTGCGCTTGGACGAACTACCTCAGCTGGTCAATGTCCTTAAAGGCGAGATGTCCTTTGTAGGCACAAGACCTGAGGTGCCACGTTACACCGAGCAGTATAGCCCTGAAATGATGGCGACCTTGCTCTTGCCAGCAGGGATTACCTCTCCAGCTAGTATCAACTACAAGGATGAGGATACGATCATCAGTCAAATGACGGAGAAAGGTCTATCAGTTGACCAGGCCTATGTCGAACATGTCCTTCCTGAGAAGATGCGCTATAACCTCGCCTATCTCCGAGAGTTTAGTTTCCTTGGAGACATCAAAATCATGTTTCAAACCGTGTTTGAGGTACTAAAATAA
- a CDS encoding ABC transporter ATP-binding protein yields the protein MQNKKEQWAVLKRLMSYLKPYGLLPFLALSFLLATTVIKSVIPLVASHFIDQYLSNLNHLAITVLLAYYGLYILQTLVQYVGNLLFARVSYSIVRDIRHDAFANMEKLGMSYFDKTPAGSIVSRLTNDTETISDMFSGILSSFISAVFIFLTTLYTMLVLDYRLTALVLLFLPLIVLLVNLYRKKSVKIIEKTRSLLSDINSKLAESIEGIRIIQAFNQEKRLQAEFDEINQEHLVYANRSVALDALFLRPAMSLLKLLGYAVLMAYFGYRGLYLGITAGTMYAFIQYINRLFDPLIEVTQNFSTLQTSLVSAGRVFALIDERTYEPLQEDGQAKVKEGNIRFEHVCFSYDGKHPILDDISFSVKKGETIAFVGHTGSGKSSIINVLMRFYEFQSGRVLLDDVDIRNYSQQELRKTIGLVLQDPFLYHGTIKSNIAMYQEISDEQVKDAASFVDADSFIQNLPLGYDAPVSERGSSFSTGQRQLLAFARTVASQPKILILDEATANIDSETESLVQASLAKMRQGRTTIAIAHRLSTIQDANCIYVLDKGRIIESGTHEELLALGGTYHKMYSLQAGAMS from the coding sequence ATGCAGAATAAGAAAGAACAATGGGCTGTATTGAAGCGCTTGATGTCTTATCTCAAGCCCTATGGCCTCCTGCCCTTTTTGGCACTCAGTTTTCTCCTCGCGACGACGGTCATTAAAAGTGTCATTCCCCTTGTAGCTTCCCACTTTATCGACCAGTACCTCAGCAACCTAAACCATCTTGCTATTACAGTTTTATTAGCCTACTATGGCCTCTATATCCTGCAAACTCTGGTCCAGTATGTCGGCAATCTTCTCTTTGCGCGGGTGTCCTACAGTATTGTTAGGGATATTCGTCACGATGCCTTTGCCAATATGGAAAAACTGGGCATGTCTTATTTTGACAAGACGCCAGCAGGTTCCATCGTCTCTCGTTTGACAAATGATACCGAGACCATCAGTGATATGTTTTCAGGGATTTTGTCCAGTTTTATCTCAGCAGTATTTATCTTTCTGACAACCCTTTATACCATGTTGGTTTTAGACTATCGTTTGACAGCTTTGGTCTTGCTCTTTCTTCCTTTGATTGTCCTTTTGGTCAATCTCTATCGGAAAAAGTCAGTCAAGATTATTGAGAAAACCAGAAGTCTCTTATCGGATATTAACAGCAAGCTAGCAGAAAGTATCGAAGGAATCAGGATTATCCAAGCCTTTAATCAGGAGAAGCGCCTGCAGGCAGAATTTGATGAAATCAACCAAGAACACTTGGTCTACGCCAACCGATCTGTAGCCTTGGATGCCCTCTTTTTGAGACCTGCCATGAGTTTGCTGAAACTCTTAGGCTATGCAGTTTTAATGGCCTATTTTGGCTATCGTGGACTTTATCTGGGAATAACAGCAGGAACCATGTACGCCTTTATCCAGTATATCAATCGCCTCTTTGACCCCTTGATTGAGGTGACGCAAAACTTTTCAACCCTTCAAACTTCTCTGGTTTCTGCAGGCCGTGTTTTTGCCTTGATTGATGAGAGGACCTATGAGCCTCTTCAAGAAGACGGGCAGGCTAAAGTCAAAGAAGGCAATATTCGTTTTGAACATGTGTGCTTTTCTTATGATGGCAAACATCCGATTCTGGATGATATTTCCTTTTCGGTTAAGAAGGGTGAAACCATTGCCTTTGTGGGTCATACAGGTTCGGGGAAATCATCTATTATCAATGTCCTCATGCGCTTTTATGAATTTCAGTCAGGGCGAGTACTCTTGGATGATGTAGATATCAGGAACTACAGTCAGCAAGAGTTGAGAAAAACTATCGGTCTAGTCTTGCAGGATCCCTTCCTCTATCATGGGACCATTAAGTCCAACATCGCCATGTACCAAGAGATCAGTGATGAGCAAGTAAAGGACGCAGCTAGCTTTGTCGATGCGGATTCCTTTATTCAGAACCTTCCGCTGGGCTATGATGCTCCTGTTTCCGAGCGTGGTTCGAGCTTTTCTACTGGACAGCGCCAACTTCTTGCTTTTGCCAGAACAGTCGCCAGTCAACCTAAAATCCTGATTTTGGATGAAGCGACAGCCAATATTGACTCGGAGACAGAAAGTCTGGTTCAAGCTTCTCTGGCTAAAATGAGACAGGGACGGACAACCATTGCCATCGCTCATCGCCTTTCAACTATCCAAGATGCCAACTGTATCTACGTCTTGGACAAGGGGCGCATCATCGAGAGTGGAACTCATGAGGAACTCTTGGCCCTGGGAGGAACCTATCACAAGATGTATAGCTTGCAGGCTGGAGCCATGTCCTAA